From Magnetococcales bacterium, one genomic window encodes:
- the lpxI gene encoding UDP-2,3-diacylglucosamine diphosphatase LpxI (LpxI, functionally equivalent to LpxH, replaces it in LPS biosynthesis in a minority of bacteria.) encodes MNPVLPLGSRLGLIAGSGQLPLFFARSVRQKGEHALVVVAHHHETDPALADMADHVLWVRLGQFRRILDYLARQKVTEVVFAGGITKARIWHIRPDTVALRLVAGLRHLHDDLLLRAVAGLVESHGFRVRGVADYLPELLAPPGQLTQRAPTSAQWIDMRFGWLAAKSLGRLDIGQGVVVRDKTVVAVEAMEGTDAMICRAGHLSGGRGILVKVAKPAQDRRLDLPTVGPGTVRSLVAARLPVLVVEAGGVILLDPETTLGLADRHRLVIVATTDEAMATTSHGLTSLEATATISHGSASLGETMA; translated from the coding sequence ATGAACCCTGTCCTGCCTTTGGGCTCCCGTCTCGGTCTCATCGCCGGCAGTGGGCAGTTGCCGTTGTTTTTTGCCCGGTCTGTGCGCCAAAAAGGTGAGCATGCGCTGGTGGTTGTGGCTCACCATCACGAAACAGACCCTGCCCTGGCTGACATGGCGGACCATGTGCTCTGGGTTCGGCTGGGTCAGTTTCGCCGCATCCTGGACTATTTGGCCAGGCAGAAGGTTACGGAAGTGGTCTTCGCAGGGGGCATTACCAAGGCGAGGATTTGGCATATCCGGCCCGACACGGTGGCCCTGCGGTTGGTGGCCGGGTTGCGGCATCTGCATGATGACCTCCTGTTGCGGGCCGTTGCCGGATTGGTGGAGTCGCACGGTTTTCGGGTGCGGGGCGTTGCTGATTATTTACCGGAGTTGCTGGCGCCGCCAGGCCAATTGACTCAACGGGCGCCAACATCGGCGCAGTGGATCGATATGCGTTTTGGTTGGCTCGCCGCCAAATCTCTGGGTCGCCTCGATATCGGCCAAGGGGTGGTGGTTCGGGACAAGACCGTGGTGGCTGTCGAGGCCATGGAAGGTACCGATGCCATGATCTGTCGCGCCGGCCATCTTTCGGGTGGTCGAGGCATTCTCGTCAAGGTGGCCAAACCTGCTCAGGATCGCCGCCTGGATTTGCCAACCGTCGGTCCTGGCACCGTGCGATCGTTGGTTGCGGCACGTTTGCCGGTTTTGGTCGTGGAGGCTGGAGGCGTGATCCTGCTTGACCCGGAGACCACCCTGGGGTTGGCCGATCGGCATCGATTGGTGATTGTGGCGACAACCGATGAAGCGATGGCAACCACATCCCATGGATTGACATCCCTTGAAGCGACGGCAACCATATCCCATGGATCGGCATCCTTGGGCGAGACGATGGCGTGA